The genomic segment TTCAGGATATCTCGTTATCCTACAGATGTATTTTCATGTCATAACAACTCTGTGTTCCAGGCCCTTGTTTGGGCTTGAGAAAGCCCGTCTAGGTtccgttattttttttttttctaaagggCTACTTGGAGATGATGTTGTTAGTTGTTTTCACCATGAAATGCAGACATATCAACATACCCGCTTGCTATACTTCAAAGGCGATTCCATCTACCTCATGCACTTAAAAAGGGACAAAAGTAGAACTTTGAGCAAGGCGCATGCGGCATCAAAAAGCCTTCTTCATTTTGTTCTCTATTGTCTTCAATCCTGCTGATGGTTCCACATCTTAATTTGCAACAACCTAGACCTTTATCCAAAAAGGATGACCAGAAGGTGTTATTTGGAGCTCATTGAcattgtataagtactcaagatctacctagtgcaTAAGTAGTGcgagattaaacaacaattgagCCCTCGCGAGACTAAAAGTTCAAACCTATTCAAATTCAATAAATACCGCAATCAACCAAATAGGATGGGCCTATGATATCTCCTAGTCCATAGTCCAGTCCAGCCGATAAACTGGATCTTCTTTGATATCAtgtgtaacaacccagaacctcaaGACAGgtgttatttggatttcttgattttATTCTAGAAATCCCAAAAACTTACATTTCAAAAAATTGGTCTCGACAAATTAATATAACCACCCCTCCAACCTAGCCTTTTCCCCATCAAGGATCTAGGTTATTTGACGTGCGGTAGAGTCGGTTAAGAAGGGGGAAGAAAAGCCCCAGAGAGGCATCAccataatccaaaaaaaaaacatacagaCAAATCAAGAGGAAACCAACTAAGTAACATTCACGAAATCTAGGTTATAAAGTTTATCTGATCAGATTCATGTTCACGCACCGAATCATTTTCTTAACCAATAAGTAATAAAGCTTGGGGAAAGCGATTTTTTTAAGGCCAAGAAGAAACATCGTTCAGCCAAtaacaaaagggaaaaaaaatcaaatctgtttaatcaaaaagggaaaaaattcTAGTCTTTCTTCAGGCCAGGAGAAAATAAGAAGGTTCATcccatgaagaaaaaaaaagacaaaaaatcgGATCTTTTTCATCCCAGGAACAAGGAATAAGGTCcttctcatccaaaaaaaacaaagaaacaaaaaaaaaaaaaaaaaaaaaaatcagccaaAGAATACGCCATCATCATCAGAAAGGTGAGAGAGGATGTATCGAATTACCGCGATATTTTCCACAGTAAGCAGACATCGTCGTCGgctctccttccttccttccttcttcctcctcctcctcggagcTGTGGTGCTGGGGACAGCGGCAAGGGGAGCGGGGAGGAAGAAATATATAAAAGAGTATGATGGGTTAGAGATAGGGATGGGTTTAGTCGGCGTGATGAGGAAGCGTCGCGAATGTCGTCATCGTGTCCAGTCGTGGCCCCATTCGGCCCTCGAAGGCCCACTTTATCCCAACTAGCAAGCCCAGATAGGCCTTATTCTGAAGCAAAGCCGAGGCCTCCGGCCCATAGTATTATAACGCCCGCGGTTCTCATAATCTTGTGTTTTCCAACATATTATGCTTTCTCTTGGTTATCTCGGACAACGTGAAAGAAAAATCCGTTGGTACCTTGTTAATATGTTAGCTAATATATTATGCTCCTATACCAATCTTTATCGTACATAAGTCTTTTATTACTTGCGATCAAGACAAATACATCAAACAGGGACTCTCTGTTACACTAGAGTAATCGGAAGGGTGGAAAATTAATTTCTGCTTTAATAAATCAATGTTTGATGTTGTCTTGGCAGCGGAGATGGAAGATTAAAAAGCTTGGTGGTCCTTCTTGCGCGTCATGTGCAcggtgggtttttttttttttcctctgtcTAGTGAAGGACCACCCTGTTCATAGTTCAGGGTAAAATTAGCATCGGTTCCAACCTGGTAGGCAGGTGAATTGAAGCCCATAAGGTATCAAGATGGCCCAGGCTCGTTCTTTGAGGTCCAAATGAACCCATTGGAGTGGTGGGTCCCCAAGGCAGGGCAAAAGTTGTGGAGGGGAGCAGGAATGCAGGATGCCCGTCTCGAGGTCATCGGTATGATCCACAAGACCCACAGGTTTCGGAAACCGAAATTGCCAAAACCAGCAGCGTGCCCACCGAACCAAGGCAAGGAGGCCCATGGGAGGTGGTTGAGTTGATGAGAGGGAAAGATATGGCAAGCGCCCAACCCCTCCTTGGTGGGTTCCGGGGCTGCTGGGGTGTACCTCTCGTTAGGGATGGTCCCTCCTTTTCGCGGACCTTCCCTCTATGCTTTGATCAAACTATGGGCCCATAGTACCATGTACATCGATTTGAGTACGAGTACGGCGGCTTAGCCGAGCCCAAGTAGATAAGACCGTAACAGTCTATGGGCATTACAAGAGTCCTTGGTGCGCTCCTTCCATGGGCGGAATCCGGCATATAACTAGACATTGTTTCAACCGaggaaattaatggaaattatCCTCTTGAATTATCTAGGAAATATCTTCGGCTTGGTGCTGCCAATGGGCGACCCACGAGCCTGattgattgttttttttttactctcttTTTCCAACTCATAAGATATCTTAGAGTGGCTAATTATATACAAAGCTATCCATTCTACAGTTctatttatcttttttaaaaCATATTTCACCTGAAGGACCATGCCACTACTCGACATATTTCGAATGTCTCATAACAGTAAGTGACCCCCTTCACCACTGCCGATACCATCCTGATTTTGATTCAGGCCAGCCATTAGGCCGAGCCTAGTTATGTTCTTTGATTTGGTTAGACTAACCCTGGCTTATTACCAGCTTGCCAAGCGAGTGGATAATTAGTGTGAGGTTACATGAATAGATGTGATTGCTATAAGAAATTCGATTATTTATCTAACTtcataaatatattttcatatttGGCTGCATCACTTCTCTCgttttttttaaatgatataTTAGCGGAGATTGGGAGTTGTCATGCCAACGAGTTTAGGCTTGTGATTCAAAATTGCATCCATATCCAATTGACCAAACATCTCCATCGACATTTGTAccaacaaccaaaaaaaaaaagtctccaTGGACATCGACTGTCGGGTTGAATAATCCTTTTAGagatttagagagagagagagagagcccaaAATCATCATGAGTAAACCGAATGCAAGCGTTCAGAcgtcatattttttttctattaatcAATTCTCTAATGTTTCTTTCATGTTTATATTGGACGGTCAGATAAGCCCTTATAGTTGATGAATCTATACATTTAGACTCTGTTTCTTCGGTTTTAATTTTAcgtttttatttcaaaaaatacTGCAATAATAGTCTAAATCCATTAGTACCATAAATCTGTGGGATTTATTTGTAAACTTACCTGTTATATCCTGCCATTCGGAAGAGTAACTATAGGGAAGCAAAAGCACTTTTCAAATAGGAAAGTAATGATTTGATCAAGAGTTTTAAGATGAGTTAATATTCATTATTTGCAGCGCCTTACAGTTTGTTAAGGTAGgttaataatttaattcattggCTAACGAGAAAGTAGGCGGTTTCACGATGCCCGGAgaggaaagaaatattttttatataaaagtgCATTCAATGCTCATTATTAGTAGCACAAGTTTTAGTTCCGTACCTCCATAAAAATTATCCTGCGGTACCTTTCTATTCTTCTTTTAGCTGTAGCTAATTTCTTCACAGCATCATCAATGTTACGGTGGGAAGTTGGTAAAGAAGTATTTAGATCTACCGCGACCAATACGTCCTTCAAAATTCATATCGGATTAGCTTCACAAACTTGAATCATTCTTGTTTTTATCAAATACATATCACAATAAATCCCAGCAAATAGTAGTAAAAAGAAGGGTTCGATCAATAAATATGCTGCCAATAGAATTGATGAATATGGTTGCgttaaaaaagaaggaagaagaagaaatgatgAACATGGTGATCCCCACATACGAGATATCAGTAGCAATCCGTTCACGTCTTGTCTGTCTATGAAGAAGATATTCTGCTCATTAACGAGAGAAGATCCTTAGTCTGATTCATTTCTCCCATGAAAAGGAAAGTCAGAGAGAAACTGTAATCCTTTGAAAGATCTTTGCTAAAGCTACTCCCTTTCCATACTTTTCGAGCAATTCAGATTCCAAACGAAATTGGTTAGAAGTCGATAGAAGAACGTCCCCATGAAAATGGCTTGCTATGgatcccttcctctctctctcagaaTACCAGGATTAGACCTATTGCTTGCTCGAGTTGAAAAGCGCCATGCTAAAATGTTTACAATATTTATGCAGCGATTCATACAATCAATCATCATTTACCTATCAATACAAATTAAATTGAAAACCTTACCATACCTCCATTTTTTCTCCTTGGATCCATAAAAGATTTATACCTGACAATACAAATTAATCTAAAACCTTAGCAAATCTCCATTGTTTCTCCAATTGAACCCACATAAAATTATCAGTATAACTTGATGCCCATATCACTTGAGATCTTTACATCCTAATACTAACAATGTCAAATCTGCCGCCTATGCTTCACAAGAATAATGAAGTTTTTAACACTCACATGGTGACAAGGATGAAAAAAGTGCAATTGCATGGCGCCATTGctattgagatggagatattTGTGGAGATTTTATGAGAACGAATTTAGAAAGAAACTTGGCAACCAAAAAACAGTTGGACAGGTAGATAATGGGGAATCACCTTCAGAGATGTCCCCTTGCCATTATATCAATCTATTGTTTCAGAAACAAATCTccatcatgactcaattgaaattTGAAGCCTCGATAACAATTGACCGGTGAGGACAGGGACTTCCTGGAACAAGCAGACAGACTCTGAAGAGATGGCTGTTACAGCAGAAGAAAAATACTAGATACGGCTGTGATGCCACTAAGATACTAACCAAAATTAAAGCGACAAGAATTAAAAGCGAATCACTTAAATCTACAGAAGAAATTAAAAGTGGATTTGGTATTCCCACCGATATAATTCATTCGGAGGCGATTACCGAAACATATAAGTCTGATCAAGAGAGACGAGGAATGGAAAAATATTTCCCTCAAGAAATGCCAAAAGGTTGTATTTCAAAATGGAAACAAAATTTTATAGAAAAGTTACATTTAACAAGGAAAGGAAACGAAGGAAAAAACCAAAATCGAACCTAGGATTTACATTTCCGCTATTCGGAATAACAAGCAAGTTTCTCCAACTTCTTtttgagtaaaaaaaaaaatattctaaagaACCAGCGACTAGTCCTTTGAAACAAaacagaaaagaagaagaggcctACTGAAGGAGAGGCAGAAGAAGAGCCAAACCAGTCAGCAGTTAGAAGCCTTCAAGAGCTCTTGAAAGCTTGGATCAATAGAGAGAAGCCAGACATGACTTGCTCCTTGCACAGTATCTCCTCCTCCAGCCACAGCCTGCTCTCCAATGCCCTCCTTGTCCGAAACATGAACACGACGGGCTGCTGAACCACTAGTCATGCAAGTCCACCGGCATTCCATCAATAAATACTATCTGATTCCATCTAAAATTCAACCTGAGCCTCCTTAATGCACCACCCTCTTCTCGTCGATGCACACCGGCAGCTCCAATTCCTTGGATCggtttccctttttcttccgGAGATGAGCATTCATGGAATTGGACTTCCGGTTGTTCAGGGAGGGGTTGTCGTCAAAGCAAATGGCCAAGGCTGGGCCGACATGGCTCTTGGGCCCAGTAACCCTGATGAGGAGTTCCCTTAGTGCGGAGGCCCTGGCCTTGTAGAGGCACGTAATAGCTGTGACAACCCAGCCGTGTTGGCCTGGGCCCGCCTAAATGCCCTGgactaatcttttttttttttctcagctACTTGCTATTGAGGTGTGAGAGgaaactaaaacaaaaaaactaatctattttgatcttttgtactcatttttcaagaaatttttatttgattCTGGAAGCAACTTTTGGAGCTGGCTGCACACACAGCGAAGGAAGCCAAGAATAAATGGATCATTCTCAGGCACATGAGGTATATAGCTCTTGTTTATAATAGTAATGAGGTTTTCTATTTATAATTTAGGTCGGTACATAGCTCCTATTTATAACAGTAGTGAGGTCTTCTGTATATAATTTAGGTTGAATTCTTGTCCTACTATAAATAGGACTAGCTTGCCAAAAAATATAGCTATTAAAAACATGAAAAAGCTAGAATCTTAGAGGATATAGATCTTGACTCATATATCAACTTTGTTTTCTATTACTCCgcctaattttttttctagattatAAAATGCGTACAATCaatatttttccaaaaaaaataaagattggACCGATCTATTTTATAGCCTAAatgattgaatttaaaatgatcGCTAGGGGCATAACCCTTTTTAGGAGAAGGTTCCACATTGCAGACCTTGAAAAGTTACTGGATTTCAAAAAAGTATCACCTCAATCAGTATTGTATGGCTGAGTTATGGTCTTCAAAAATTTGACTCATGATTCAACTTTTTGAAGTGGTAGATTTTGCTCCTGTATCCTATTTAGCCCTACTCATAGTAATTGAAACAGTCCATATTAAGCTTGATGGCCCTGCTAGATCAATCATTTCCATTTCCAAATTTCTGGCCAAGGATGGATGGAGATAAGGTGAAATCATTAGTAGGAAAGATCAACCCTCTCTTATGACAGATCAATCAGACAAGATGGAGATTGGTGCAGCACCACCGGGTATGGGCGATTCTAGTTGGTTAGATGTTGTGAAGAGGAACGGTGCACTTGCTATGCCCAAGGTTGATGGATCTTGTCCCCCTTCCTTAGGCAATCAAGCAATATCGAATGCACTCGTAATAAATCAAAAGCAACCAAACATAATGTAATTTTGAAACTGCAAGTATCTTGATACATTCTATTTTTAGGCAAATGAATTTGTAAGCAACGAACAACGTCTAAAAGGTTCCAGATGATTTTAAAATCTCTTAGTATTCTATTTCTAAAAAGTGTGTCATATATGCACCACTACATTTGCCATATtacattatttttattatagcgACTCATTTACCATAGATATGCACGTATTTTTAGCCTTATAGATAGATTCAGCCGGAAGAAAAGATCTTGAGCCTTTTATAGCCAAATAGGTATCCAGTCAAATATTTTCGGACTCAGGCTTTCTTTTAAACTTGAGCTCGAAAATAAGTTCAATCCCGGATCAACTTGGTCCATGTACTAATATTTACATCGCAGAATAAACGATACATCTATGAAACCCAGCCAGCCGGCCGGCCAATCTTCTCTCGAGTCAGGCCTTCCCTGATACGCCTCTTTTGGAGCCGTCGACGGTGGGGAGTATGGCTTCCGTTCTTCTCCCCCAAATTCTTCCGATTCCGAGGCAGCTCCCTACTGCCCTTTGGAAGAAGGATCCTAGATCGCTCCCTTCCCTTCTCCACACAAGCCCTATTCGAAACCCTAGGTCCCGTAGGGGTTTCGCGGTGTTTGCAGAGGGCAATGGACTCAAAAGAGACGACGCCGAGGAGACGGAATCCGGCGACGGCGGAGGAGACCTGAAGAGGGACCGACGGCCGGCGTTCAATGTCCGGTGGCGCGACCTCCTCTACCCGGATCCCGAGAACATGGTGGCCATTGGATTGACGGGCCTCCTCACGTGGGCGGGCGTTCAGGTCTTGTGGCAGCTGTTCTTCATCTCCATCGCCATCATTCTCGCCGCTCTCAAGTACTCCTTCATCGCCGCTCTCCTTCTCTTCATACTGGTTACCCTCCTTTGAAACGAAAGCTTGCTCTTTGCCAAGGAAAGATTCGATTTTGATAGCTTCTGCGTCCTTAATTCTAGCAACTGATCAAGCGTATCTGTTGTCAGGTATGTGCGTATAGGTACTCTCTAGCAAAATTTGGGAAATATTGAAGCTGAATTGTATGAGTCTATGAGATAGGGTTTATGTAAGTGTACAAAGGACCGTTGACGGGAAAGAATGTTGGGTTCTACCTTCTGCCTTctaaagagaagaagagcagaAATTTGGTTTGTGCGTTGATTTCAGTGATGCTTTCTGCTGCAAAGTAATGAACCAGGTTTTCTTTCCTTGATAAATCAACGCAGGCAAAAGAATTGTATGTTTATTAAGAACTGAAAATTATGATTCGTGAATGTGACCCAACTTAATAATTGTGTTCCTGAGATGTAAAACATTATGGCCGACATTTCAAATGGATCTACTGTTCAGCTACTATTAGACCTGAGACCTTTCCTGGGTTCCAATCTGGCATACCCCCTGGCTTTGTTCTTCTCTCCTTGATTTTTCTCGGAGTTCTTATTCTTCTCTTGTCTGTATTGTGGTGTTTTTGTTGGATTGTTTCATCAAGTTTCTAACATGACATCAATCCGCTTCCCCCAACCTGTTTCAGTCCATGCACCTATTCTTGGGCCACTCCCAGCGGACAGCTATGAGATCAACTCTGGGAAGTGAGCAAACATGACTTGCAATCCTCCTTGTAGCGACAAACCAGCTAATGACACGTTAGAGAGTGTTCTCTTGGAATTGCAGATTGGAACATTAGAAATCTAACTCTAGATTTCCTTGCCAACTATTATCGTTGTTTGGATCAGAAACTTATCGCCTTCACCGAACGGTAGTTGTAGTCAAGGGTAGGATGTGGTAGATGGCTGGAGATGCAAAGCTGGAAGGAAAGATTCTTCTGTACCTCACAATGAGATGTATAGAGGCTGAAAGAAGAGTGGTTCCGTATTGGTTCTGGTCGATTATTGTTGGTTTAAGTGGTTACAAAGGGAGATCCTAAAGGCAAAGTAGTGCAGGACTCTTTTTAAGTGTTACTCAGTTCTTTACATAGCTTCTATCTTTTGAAACAGGTTTCTGGGATTTAGCTACATGTTTTGAAAACAGAATTCTGTATGGTGCAAGATGATTCCACGTGGAAGGAACCATCTCTCACCAGCATTTGTTAGTGGGAGGGTTGGACATTCTGAAGACAGGCACAATACATGTTTGACTTGAAGCACACTACCATGTCCTTCGCAATAATCTCTTTCAAGGGTCCCAAGGGGATCACTGACAGTTGAATTCCCATTAGAGAGTTCACATTGAAGGAGGGTATGCCAACCTTTATATGTTCAACGATTTATATCTATCTTGTCTGCAagaaaattcatgtgttttgacTCTAAATCCTTTTAACCACATTTCAGTTTAGTTCTTCAACATCTTCATTTTTAAGGTAGTACTGGAATTAAGTTGTGGACAAGTTCTGCAGCTGCCTGATAAGCTAACTAGTCAGTCGAAGGACTCTTTCAGTTGGAAGAACCCATCTTCTATGAAAGTGAGGTACACGCCCCAAGGACTGCTTCACACCTATTACAAAATTTTGACTGCGAGTAGGTTTccattttctctgatgaatacagAGATAAGGGAAACGCCTTCTTTAGGAGGAGAAAGCTCCGAGATAGTAGTTGAAGTTTAGGAGATGTTATGATGTGGAACACCTAAATGGAAATTAATGTCTCGCAACAGAAGAACAATGTGGATAAGCTCTGGCTAAAGGGGGTGAATAATATCCAAGGTGATGAGAAGGTGTTTATCGTAGAAGGTGTTTATTGATGGGTGTGTATCATTCATGCAAGAGCCCTTCGTAAATACAGATGCATTTGATTGAAATTGTGGATTTCTCTGCAAGATTGATGTGGAGGAAACTTGTTACAGTTGTCTGACATTTCCTAAGCTACACCTTATCGAGCATGCAGTTTGGCAAATGATTGCAATCGAGTTTTGAGTAAAAGCATTTGCTTTTCGTGGTTCTAAGTTCGACTCGGGAAAGTGGTACTGCCAGAATATTTCCAAGGAAATGTCCTCTTGATGGTGTTTGCATGCTTATTTAGCTCTAAACGCCTGCCATCTCGGGTTGCAGAGACCACAAATCCACAATGCACATCTCTGCAAGCCAAGGCACAAACCATAAACAGGCATAGCTCCACATGCCAGGAATTAGACTGAACCATACATGCAGCAGCTGTATTGAAGCAAGTTAGGAAGCATCAAACGGAGTTAGGAtgctattttaattttttccatcttttttttctccttttgtgttttattttaatagaAGCATCCCCAGGCAGTTATTTATCATCTTATGTTATAAGACTCTTTTTGTTGCCATGCAATGTGCACGACCCATCTGGGAACTTTTTCTGTAATTCTCTCATTTTATTTAGTTCCGCTTTTAgtcttgaaaaagaaaatttcaggcTGCTAGGAATCGGCCCAATCAAGGTGCCAATCTGCCGGAGGGCTTAGCTGATTAACTATTCTGATTATGGAGGTTGGTTGAAGATTGCAATTTGTCTCTAAGGCGGCGAGATAGTGATCTCTATGCTCGGGTGGCGATGCTCCAATGCTAGCCACTTCTGAGATAGTATTTGAAAGAGGAGATATTGTTCAGGATTTTGTTCTGATATGAAACAGCAAAGGCAAAGTTTTTTTTGTTGGAGAGCTTTTGGTGGTGGACCCTCTAATGCCTAAAACGAATTTTCAGAGAATAGTGAAGGTATTGTGAGAATGACGAAGTGGCAACATAAGAGCGTAAGAGTTCGAAAGCAGTTCAAAAGCTTAGCCGATGACTCTCTCTCTTTAATAGATTCCCAACCTTGCAACTTACTCATTTAGGGAAGATCTATCgatcttttatttttgtaagGCTCAGCTTTCTAAAGACCGAGGGGTGGAGGATCATCACCTCCCCTGTCAGTTAGCAAGCCGAACCCGCTACAGCAGCACAGGGATATGAATGAGTCTTTGTTTCTTTCCTTTGTTGTTAGCTCTTCGACTTGTCTCCTGTCAGCTACTTTCGCTTCATCCCCGCCACTGCAAGCGGACATTTCATCGATGCATCTCGCCCATGATCGTGGCCGAGATGTCACCCGTTGGAAagagaatttgaaatttaaaagattCTCTACACGCCTTTAGATTGGCCCATGGCGGGCTTTGATCGGTTAATCAGAAACTTGGTGGCGGGCTTTGATAGGTTTTCAATCTGGTTGTGATAGGTTATGACACTTATCAGTGCCTAACAAGTCTGCGATTCCCTTTCCATCGAGAACTAGCAAATCTTCCTGCCCAGTATTTTTCACATCACAATTCTTTCACCATCTTCTACATCAAAATGCAATAGAAACTTGCGTCTTCTCCTTCGAATAAATTCCGACATTCAGGTTCCCATGAGTGGAGCATGAAGTACTCGAGACAGCCTCGagcaaaaattaaaaaggaattCA from the Phoenix dactylifera cultivar Barhee BC4 chromosome 14, palm_55x_up_171113_PBpolish2nd_filt_p, whole genome shotgun sequence genome contains:
- the LOC103695603 gene encoding uncharacterized protein LOC103695603 — encoded protein: MASVLLPQILPIPRQLPTALWKKDPRSLPSLLHTSPIRNPRSRRGFAVFAEGNGLKRDDAEETESGDGGGDLKRDRRPAFNVRWRDLLYPDPENMVAIGLTGLLTWAGVQVLWQLFFISIAIILAALKYVRIGTL